The following nucleotide sequence is from Cellvibrio sp. PSBB006.
CATCTGCATTTTTATTTGCAGACTCATCATCTCATCTGTCACTCACAGGAATATGGGCAGCATCATGGCGAATCTGGTTCAGAGTCATGCCATTCACACGCTCTATAACGATCATCAAGGCTGGTTACATGGCTGGTTGCGCAGCAAACTCGGTAATACCTGGGATGCTGCGGACCTCGTTCATGACACCTTCGTGAAGGTGCTATTAAAAGATGAATGGAGCTTTATTCGTGAACCCCGTGCTTACCTGACCACCATTGCCCATGGATTGATGGTAAACAGCCTGCGCCGCAAGGATCTTGAGCGAGCTTACCTGGATGCCATCGCGCATCTGCCAGAAGATGAATACCCTTCCCCCGAAACCCGCGCGCTGGTGCTGGAAACCCTGATAGAAATCGACGTTATGCTGGATGGCCTGGCTCCCAACGTACGCCACGCCTTCTTGTTGTTACAGCTGGAAGGACTGCGCCATGCCGAGATTGCCGAACGACTCGGCGTGTCCGTGAGTTCCGTGCGGCAATATATCGCCAAAGCCATTCAGCATTGCGTCCTCCGCCACCATGAATAACGATACGCTTCACAACGATGCGCTCAAAGCAGCTGCTCAGTGGTTTGTGCAGCTGACTTCCGGCGATACCACCGATGAAGATCGCGCCGCCTGGCATGCCTGGCGCCAGCAAAGCCCGACCCATGAATATGCCTGGCAACAGATTGAAAACGTCACGCGTAAATTTTCCGCTCCCGGGATGTCGGCCGAAATCGGTCTGGCAACGCTGGAGCGCCCCGCCTCACCCGGCAGACGAAAAGTATTGCAACACATGGCGACGGTTTTTGCGCTCGGCGGATTGGGTTGGGCGGGTTATCGTCATACGCCCTGGCAGGTGTGGTCAGCGGATTACGCAACCGCCGTGGGCGAACAGCGGGATGTCATCTTGCAAGATGGAACGCAACTTACGTTGAACACCGACTCGGTGGTTGATGTGCACTTTTCGTCAAGGGAACGACGGATCAGGGTACACAAAGGGGAAGTGCTGATTAATACCGCCAAGGACACTCACCAGCGCGCGTTTGTTGCTGCCACTGAGCATGGCGATGTCACCGCACTCGGTACCCGGTTTGCCCTGGCGTGTGACAAACATATTAGCCGTGTCGATTTATTTGAAGGTGCACTGGAAATTCACGCAACGACCAGTCAACGAACGCAGCGTTTACACGCGGGCGAAACCACACGTTTCAATCACCAACTCGTCGAAACACCTTTTGCACTGTCACACACGCAACCGCTCTGGTTGAATGGCATTCTGATGGCCGACAATATGGCGTTGCCGGATTTTATTGCTGACCTTGCCCGTTATCGGCGAGGTTATCTAATTGGCGATGCAAGCCTGACAGGGTTGCGTATTTCCGGTGCGTTTCCCATCGACAATACGGATCGCATTCTGGATTCGCTCGTCGCAACCTTGCCCGTGGAGGTGCAACGTTTTACCGATTATTGGATAACGGTAAAACGTCGCGTATAAGGCTTATTTCAGTTTCATACAACTCGCATAATAGGTCACTGTGGCCGGCCAATCAGAAAACATGCCGATAATACCCACGTCCTTGGCCAATACATGCAGCACATCCATCATATCGCCATCGTTATTGATGACTGGACGAACGCTCTGGTGATACCAGCCACCGCCATTTTTTAACGGACCGTCGCGCTCGAATGACCAGGCGATAATGTCCAGACCTGCAGCCTTGGCATACATAGCGTAATCAGACGGCACGATGCGATTGTCATCGTCGAGTGTCAGCAACGCCCACAGCGGCGGCGCTACGATATTGATACCTTCAGCGGCCCACCCTTCAACCTCTGCTTGCGAGGGCGCTTCGTCCGGTGTGTTGATATCGTCGAGATAAACGGCTTGTTTACCAAAGCGCGGCTCGTTTTCGATCCAGTAACGCACATCCTGAATATCGAAGGATTGCGGCCACACATCGCGCGGATGCACACCGGCTGCCTTGTACTCATTAATTAATTGCTGCGCATAATCCGCTTGCGAATAAGTGCCTTCAAATGGCATAGGCACGCTGGCTGATTTTAATTCCGGGGTAAATTTCACACCGAGCTTTTTAAACAACTGGATGCTTTCCGCGTGGGTCAGCAACGTACCTTTGTCAGCGTACAGGTCCGTACGCCATTTCGCGGTACCGTTCATGTACTCTTCGGCGGTCGTGGCGCGGGGATTAAAACCGTCCATCTTACCTTCAAGGGTTTTAAATTCAGCAAGCGTAATGTCGCTGGTGCAGCAGCGCGCAGATGCCGGTGTGCCGCTGGCGAGATCCGCCGGTGTGAAAGGCTGTGAACATTTGGCAGCCAGCTCCGGAATAGCGAGGATATTGGTCGTGGTATGCAGATCGCATTGCGAGTGACGGCACACCAACTCTTTATCTTTAGTAAAGGTCACATCACATTCCATAATGCCCGCACCCATGCGCGCTGCCGCTTCATAGGATTCTTTCGTGTGCTCGGGAAATTGCAAAGGTGCACCGCGATGGCCGATTGAAAAATCGGTTTTGCGGAAGGGCCCTTTTGCACAGGATTGCAATTTTCTTTTCAGCGGACTCGCATCCATATCTTCAACCAGATAAAACGGCCGCGGTCCGACTTCTACCGGTTGGTGATGTTTATGCGAATGGTCAGTGTGATAATGCTTTTTCTCATCATCGTGGTGCTTACCGGCGCAGGCCAGCACGGATAAACACGCGACTGAAACAAAAACTGTGAATTTACTCAAGGTATGGGGTTTCCGGGACATGAGGGTTTCTCCTTTATTAGATTCAGAAACACGCTGAATCTACCCTCGCTTTGTGACTGTAGCTTGCCAGTTTGATGACAAACAAAATAACAGGAAAATTCTCGCGACAGTTTGAAATTTCTGTGAAGCCTATCAAGCGCTACGCGCCGCCGGTTTTTTGCGGACGTACAATACACGGTGTACACGAGCAACCACTTGCTGTTGTTCATCGCGTATCTCGATGTGAAACTCCGGCAGATACTTTTCACCATTCGCGGTACGCGCTTTGATTTCATCCAGGATGTCATCATCAATTTGAAAATGTGCTGTGACGATTCCGCGACCCGGCGCAATGTAATCAATCGCGCCCTGTTTATCCCACACGTAATACTCACGCCCCAGGTTGTGCATCAACATCAGCATGAACCAGGGGTCCGTCATGGCAAACAAGCTACCACCAAAATGAACGCCGACGTAATTGCGGTTGTACCAACGCAACTTCATCACCACTTCTACATACCGATAATCAGCGCGAATCACCTTTGCGCGGATACCGGCAAACAACAAGGGTGGCCACAAATTAACCAAACGACGAAATACTCCGGCTTTCAACTGACACCTCACTATAAAATTGGCCCCATCTACCGCATCGAGCCACCGGACAAGGATGCTACCGCAGTTGCCGTCAGACTGGCCAGCGTGCAGATAAATCCTTCTTTTTACCTCCCCTTTTCACTTTTTGAAAAAAAATCGCACCGACGACTGTCACTTTTTCAATCTCGATTGGCATAGGGAGTGAAGACCTTGTTTTATCTCCCAGACATCAACCGCAGGAATTATCATGACTCATCGCCCCAAGCATTCGCAGCCCGGTATTGCTGCGCGTAACCCCTTAACCCTGGCGCTGCAAGCCGCGACCCTGGCTTTAGCCGCCGCAACCGCTTTGCCTGTCATGGCACAAGTGACTGAACCCGCCGCATCGGTTAAAAAAAGCTACAACATCCCCGCCGGCCCCCTGGGACGCGCGCTATCAACCTTTGCCATGGAAGCCGGTGTGCTCCTGTCTTTTGACCCGGTCCTTACGGCCAATAAACAAACCCAGGGCCTGCGCGGTGAATACGGCGTGCAGGACGGTTTCAGTGTCTTGCTGGCTGGCAGCGGTTTGAGCCTGGTGCGTCAGGCTGATGGCAGTTACTCGTTGCAAGCCATTACCGGCGCGGCGGCTGCACAACTACCTGCCGTAAAAATCTCCAGCAGCTACGAACCCTTGAATGCCGGCGTTAGCGGCAATCGCCGCGTCGTCAGCCAGGAAGATATTGATCGCATCCAGGCCAACGATCTGGAAGATGTGTTTCGTAAAACCCCGTCCGTTGCGGTGGGTGGCTCTGTGGGCATCGCGGAAAAAGTGTATGTGCGCGGCCTGGAAGATGCCTTGTTAAACGTAACCATTGATGGCGCGACCCAAGCCGGCGTGTTGTTTCACCACGCCGGCCGTTTAAGCATTGAGCCCGAATTGTTAAAACAAGTTGAGGTGCACGCCGGTGCCGGTGTGGCTACCGACGGCCCCGGTGCACTCGGCGGCGCCATTCGTTTTACCACCAAAGACCCGGAAGATTTGTTGCGTCCCGGTGAGCGGTTTGGTGCGTTGATTAAAGGCGGTTATTTCGATAACACCGAAGGTTACAAAGCCAGCGTGAATCTGTTCGGGCGTTTCAATGACAACTGGAGCGGAATGGCGACAGTAGCCAAGTCTGATAGCGATGCCATCACTGATGGTAACGGCACGGAATTAGGCGGTACTGAATCTGAACAAACCATGGGCTTTGCCAAAGTTGTAGGCAAACTCACCGACAGCCAGACGGTAAGGGTCAGTTATGACTTGCGCGAAGACGACGGCATTCGTGCGCAACGCCCGCAATGGGTGATCAGCGACTGGAACCCCGGCTATCCACTCAAGATTGAGCGCGAAACCGTTAATCTGGGTTATCAATTAAATCCCGCCGACAACCCTTTCCTGAATCTGGAAGTCACCGTTTACGACACCCAGGCAGAACTGGAACAAAACGTTATCGGTCGTTGGGGCGTTTACAACGGCTCCTCTGAAAGCCAGGGCGTTAACCTGCGCAACACAACTCAATTGAGCAGCCATGAATTAATTTACGGTGCCGAATATCGCGATGACACCGTGAACGCCGGTCCAGGTACTGATCCCAGCGAGCAGGAAGAAAATGGCAGCGTCACCGGCTTTTTTGTGCAGGATCTGTATCAGGTCACGGATAAATTATTGTTGAGCGCCGGCGTGCGCTATGACGATTATGAATTGACAGACACGGACAACCAGGAATTCGAAGCAGACGGTTTCAGCCCTAACGTTGGTGTCAGCTATCAGCTCACTCCCACGTTCAGTGTCAACGCCAGTTACGCCGAAGCGTTGCGCGGCCGCCAGACCATGGAGACGTTCCTGCTCGATTCCCGCATGAATGATCCGGAGCTGGAAGCCGAAGAATCGGAAAATACGGAAGTTGGTTTTGAATACTACCGCGATGCGTTTGGTTTCTCCGGTACCTTTTACCGCGCACAGATCGACAACGCCATCAACGACCAACGTATTCCGGTAAACGGTATACCGCGCTGGGTATTCCGCAATATCGGCGATATTGAAACCGAAGGTTTTGATTTGCGCGTGAGCTACGACTGGACGCAAGTGCAAGTCGGTTTGAGCTATAGCGACTTTGATTCCGAACTGGCCGGCGATAATGGCGATCTGGAACTCAATGCCTATGATCACGGCGCACTGGGCAACACCATCGGCAACACCTGGACGGCCGACGTCGCCTATCAAGTGAATGATGCCCTGGAATTGGGATGGAACGGTCGTCTGGTCGAAAGCCTCGAAAACATTCGCACTTCCGCAGGCACCGTGGATAAATCCGGTTATGCCGTACACGACATCTATGCGCAATGGTTTGTCACACCGGACTTCAACGTGACCTTCACGGTCAAGAACCTGTTTGATAAATACTATATCGACCATGCCACCAACGGCAGCTTCGAACACATTCCCGGTTATGAAGGCATCATTGGTTTGTCAGAGCCGGGCCGTGATCTCCGCTTAACCTTAAGCTGGCGGATATAAAATCCCTGCGGCTGCCTGATCGGGTAGCCGTACATTCTTCCTCTGGTTCAGGATAAACATTTATACGGATGTAATGCATGGATGCACACCAGCTTTTTCATTGATTCATACCCGTCTTCCGCCAAAGCCTCCGGCTACTCTTCTTTTTCCTCCTCAACAATGACGATTTCGTAACCTGAGGGCAGGCGAATACGCACTACCCTTACGCCAATATCGCGTTGCGCGGCATTGTCAGCAGGTAATTCGTTCGGTTTGGGCCTGCGTCGTAAACGACGCACATACTCCTGAAATTTATTGAATATAAACACGGCATTGATCCCTGTGAGAAAAAGAACAGAGAATCGAATGGGGTATGAGGGGAAATATCTGGAACATTTCAGACCGCATTCGATTCGCGGTCTGAATTAAAAGAAAGCCTAACTGACAGACAACGAATGCATATCCGCATGACGGACCGAGCCGGTCATCATGGAGAAGCAATTAATAATCAGGGTTAGGATTTGCATGGGAAGTACTTTTTTCGGAAACGAAGCAGGGAGAGTACCAGCTCAAAAAAATCCTGCAAGAAATTTTATAAGCTTATGCCAAAAAAATTTATTCGCAGGCGAACGAGTCCGGTTACCCACTGTGAAAGTTATCGATGCACACATAAAAAAACCGGGTCAACCTCGTTGACCCGGTCAAAGCGCTGCATCATGAGGGTGAGCAGCAAATCAGAAGGTGTATTTGAACCCTGCGCTTAAACTGCGGCCCGGTTGCGGCACCACGGCGGCGAGGAAGGATGAGTGATTCCAAATCTCCTCATTCAACAGATTGCTGCCGCGCACGAACACCAGGTAGCGCTCATCGCCGAATAAACTGATACTCACCGTGGCATTTAACATGTTGTAACCGGGTGTTTCAGCTTCATAGTCGGCGATGTCGTCCTGGTTATTCACGTGGTAGTACTCCAGCTCCGCCCCGATACCATCTGCCTCCATATTCAGGCGTCCACCCACGCGCGATGCCGGAATGCGCGGCAAATTACCGCCATCCACAAACTCGGCCTGCACATAATCACCAAACAGCGTCGCCGCGACTGTCTCATCAAACTGATAAGTCACCTCCCCTTCCACGCCGGTAAATTCGGCATCCTGTTGGGTGTACTTGATCAGGCGGAAATCTTCGTATTGATCCAGAGTGCGGGCGTAGATGTAATCGTCCACATCGTTGCGGAAGGCGTTAATACTGTAAGTTAAATCACCACTGTGTTTACGCAGCGACAATTCGATATTGTTGGACACTTCTTTGGAGATGGCCGCGTTGTTTTCCAAACCGCCGCAGGTCAGTGGATGCGGCACCAGGCCGCATTCATAGGTATTGGTCGCCAGGTGGACGCCACGCGCATACAACTCCTGCGCTTGTGGCAAACGCTCCGCGTTGGCAAAAGACAAAGCCAGCGTAGTCTCTGGAATAAACTCCCAGATAATCGCCGCAGAAAAAGAGGTAGCGGAATCATCAAAGGCCGGACGATTGCGCGGGTCATTTACCGGCGTGTGTTCCTGTTGTTCGTAACGCGCACCCACCTCCAGATGCCATTGCTCATTCAGCTCGTAATGTTCAACGGCAAAAATACCCAGGGTTTCGGATTCGGTATCCGGAATAAACGCCTCTTCACCCAGCGCGCTGAATTCAGTGTTGGAGAATTGCGCACCCACCACACCGTGCCAACCGAGTACCGGCGCGTGGTCAATTTCAATGCGGCCTTCATAACCTTCATTACGGAAGGTTGTTGCAATTTCATCCTCTTCAATTTCGTGGTGTTCGTAATCCGTGTGACTGGCACGCACGCGAATCTTGTGTACACCGGCAAACGGCTCCTGCATCTCACCACGCAGATCAAAACGTT
It contains:
- a CDS encoding sigma-70 family RNA polymerase sigma factor, producing the protein MANLVQSHAIHTLYNDHQGWLHGWLRSKLGNTWDAADLVHDTFVKVLLKDEWSFIREPRAYLTTIAHGLMVNSLRRKDLERAYLDAIAHLPEDEYPSPETRALVLETLIEIDVMLDGLAPNVRHAFLLLQLEGLRHAEIAERLGVSVSSVRQYIAKAIQHCVLRHHE
- a CDS encoding FecR domain-containing protein — its product is MNNDTLHNDALKAAAQWFVQLTSGDTTDEDRAAWHAWRQQSPTHEYAWQQIENVTRKFSAPGMSAEIGLATLERPASPGRRKVLQHMATVFALGGLGWAGYRHTPWQVWSADYATAVGEQRDVILQDGTQLTLNTDSVVDVHFSSRERRIRVHKGEVLINTAKDTHQRAFVAATEHGDVTALGTRFALACDKHISRVDLFEGALEIHATTSQRTQRLHAGETTRFNHQLVETPFALSHTQPLWLNGILMADNMALPDFIADLARYRRGYLIGDASLTGLRISGAFPIDNTDRILDSLVATLPVEVQRFTDYWITVKRRV
- a CDS encoding glycerophosphodiester phosphodiesterase family protein; the protein is MSRKPHTLSKFTVFVSVACLSVLACAGKHHDDEKKHYHTDHSHKHHQPVEVGPRPFYLVEDMDASPLKRKLQSCAKGPFRKTDFSIGHRGAPLQFPEHTKESYEAAARMGAGIMECDVTFTKDKELVCRHSQCDLHTTTNILAIPELAAKCSQPFTPADLASGTPASARCCTSDITLAEFKTLEGKMDGFNPRATTAEEYMNGTAKWRTDLYADKGTLLTHAESIQLFKKLGVKFTPELKSASVPMPFEGTYSQADYAQQLINEYKAAGVHPRDVWPQSFDIQDVRYWIENEPRFGKQAVYLDDINTPDEAPSQAEVEGWAAEGINIVAPPLWALLTLDDDNRIVPSDYAMYAKAAGLDIIAWSFERDGPLKNGGGWYHQSVRPVINNDGDMMDVLHVLAKDVGIIGMFSDWPATVTYYASCMKLK
- a CDS encoding DUF4442 domain-containing protein — its product is MKAGVFRRLVNLWPPLLFAGIRAKVIRADYRYVEVVMKLRWYNRNYVGVHFGGSLFAMTDPWFMLMLMHNLGREYYVWDKQGAIDYIAPGRGIVTAHFQIDDDILDEIKARTANGEKYLPEFHIEIRDEQQQVVARVHRVLYVRKKPAARSA
- a CDS encoding TonB-dependent receptor; protein product: MTHRPKHSQPGIAARNPLTLALQAATLALAAATALPVMAQVTEPAASVKKSYNIPAGPLGRALSTFAMEAGVLLSFDPVLTANKQTQGLRGEYGVQDGFSVLLAGSGLSLVRQADGSYSLQAITGAAAAQLPAVKISSSYEPLNAGVSGNRRVVSQEDIDRIQANDLEDVFRKTPSVAVGGSVGIAEKVYVRGLEDALLNVTIDGATQAGVLFHHAGRLSIEPELLKQVEVHAGAGVATDGPGALGGAIRFTTKDPEDLLRPGERFGALIKGGYFDNTEGYKASVNLFGRFNDNWSGMATVAKSDSDAITDGNGTELGGTESEQTMGFAKVVGKLTDSQTVRVSYDLREDDGIRAQRPQWVISDWNPGYPLKIERETVNLGYQLNPADNPFLNLEVTVYDTQAELEQNVIGRWGVYNGSSESQGVNLRNTTQLSSHELIYGAEYRDDTVNAGPGTDPSEQEENGSVTGFFVQDLYQVTDKLLLSAGVRYDDYELTDTDNQEFEADGFSPNVGVSYQLTPTFSVNASYAEALRGRQTMETFLLDSRMNDPELEAEESENTEVGFEYYRDAFGFSGTFYRAQIDNAINDQRIPVNGIPRWVFRNIGDIETEGFDLRVSYDWTQVQVGLSYSDFDSELAGDNGDLELNAYDHGALGNTIGNTWTADVAYQVNDALELGWNGRLVESLENIRTSAGTVDKSGYAVHDIYAQWFVTPDFNVTFTVKNLFDKYYIDHATNGSFEHIPGYEGIIGLSEPGRDLRLTLSWRI
- a CDS encoding TonB-dependent receptor domain-containing protein, with protein sequence MRFPQHPLASALKVILSGGFLAASAAVVAQPNSAQPDVSHEDAMPIIHVTALAVDEDANKIVAPYSILDDKQITQRGSSTLGELLNGLPGVHSDTFGGGASRPVVRGQTSPRVKVLSDGTSLLDASDISPDHAVTADPLLAQKVEVLRGPATLLYGGGAIGGVVNVLDNKIPEVLPEQPVEGFVALRGNTVANERAGAVSATARLGNRVAVHVEGSSRDADDYEVRNWEEDQVHGTFSESNNASIGASWIGDSGFLGLAYSYRDDEYGLPGHAHEYEGCHPHGASLHCGSHDEEEEDDHDHEHEDEHEEVPVIELESKRFDLRGEMQEPFAGVHKIRVRASHTDYEHHEIEEDEIATTFRNEGYEGRIEIDHAPVLGWHGVVGAQFSNTEFSALGEEAFIPDTESETLGIFAVEHYELNEQWHLEVGARYEQQEHTPVNDPRNRPAFDDSATSFSAAIIWEFIPETTLALSFANAERLPQAQELYARGVHLATNTYECGLVPHPLTCGGLENNAAISKEVSNNIELSLRKHSGDLTYSINAFRNDVDDYIYARTLDQYEDFRLIKYTQQDAEFTGVEGEVTYQFDETVAATLFGDYVQAEFVDGGNLPRIPASRVGGRLNMEADGIGAELEYYHVNNQDDIADYEAETPGYNMLNATVSISLFGDERYLVFVRGSNLLNEEIWNHSSFLAAVVPQPGRSLSAGFKYTF